In Streptomyces sp. NBC_01439, the following are encoded in one genomic region:
- a CDS encoding TauD/TfdA dioxygenase family protein: MEKTVSSSEGALWSVRAHSRGSIEVEPLTCTIGAELSGVNLGDAVHDDDLFADIKALLLQYKVLFLREQDITRADHVAFAERFGPLEDHPVAGSDPDNPGLVRIYKDPDSAPEHYENALHTDATWRENPPMGAVLRCIESPPVGGDTIWVNMAEAHRRLPEHLKTQIRGLRARHSIEATFGAAMPPEERHALAARFPDAEHPVVRTHPETGEQILFVNAFTTHFVNYHTPENVRFGTDYAPGAGLLLNHLISQAAVPEYQVRWRWTPNSVAIWDNRSTQHYAVQDYWPAVRKMERAGIVGDRPF, encoded by the coding sequence ATGGAAAAGACCGTCTCTTCGTCGGAAGGCGCACTCTGGTCGGTGCGCGCCCACTCCCGCGGCTCGATCGAGGTCGAGCCGCTGACCTGCACCATCGGCGCCGAACTCTCCGGAGTGAACCTCGGCGACGCCGTGCACGACGACGACCTGTTCGCCGACATCAAGGCCCTGCTCCTGCAGTACAAGGTGCTGTTCCTGCGGGAACAGGACATCACGCGCGCCGACCACGTCGCCTTCGCCGAGCGCTTCGGCCCGCTGGAGGACCACCCGGTGGCCGGCAGTGACCCCGACAACCCCGGCCTGGTACGGATCTACAAAGATCCGGACAGCGCGCCCGAGCACTACGAGAACGCGCTGCACACCGACGCCACCTGGCGCGAGAACCCGCCCATGGGCGCCGTACTGCGCTGCATCGAGTCGCCCCCGGTGGGCGGTGACACGATCTGGGTCAACATGGCCGAGGCCCACCGCCGGCTGCCGGAGCACCTCAAGACGCAGATCCGGGGACTGCGGGCCCGGCACAGCATCGAGGCCACCTTCGGCGCCGCCATGCCACCGGAGGAACGTCACGCGCTGGCAGCGCGGTTCCCCGACGCGGAGCACCCGGTGGTGCGCACCCACCCCGAGACGGGCGAACAGATCCTCTTCGTCAACGCCTTCACCACGCACTTCGTCAACTACCACACCCCCGAGAACGTGCGCTTCGGGACGGACTACGCCCCCGGCGCGGGCCTCCTGCTGAACCACCTGATCAGCCAGGCCGCCGTCCCCGAGTACCAAGTGCGCTGGCGCTGGACGCCGAACAGCGTCGCCATCTGGGACAACCGCTCCACCCAGCACTACGCCGTCCAGGACTACTGGCCCGCCGTCCGCAAGATGGAGCGCGCCGGAATCGTCGGCGACCGGCCCTTCTAA